In a single window of the Phaeobacter sp. G2 genome:
- a CDS encoding cobyric acid synthase, producing the protein MTARALMIQGTGSNVGKSLLVAGLARAFVRRGLTVAPFKSQNMSNNAAVTPEGGEIGRAQALQARAAGLAPHVDMNPVLLKPETDTGAQLIVQGKRRGTQSAGSFMRDKSGLLEAALESYHRLAAGVDLVLIEGAGSPAETNLRRGDIANMGFACAVQAPVVLVGDIHRGGVIAQIVGTQAVLDPTDLERIVGFAVNRFRGDVSLFDAGRDDIARRTGWPSLGVIPWFWEAWKLPAEDMMDIASRRGGACKVVVPQLERMANFDDLDPLAAEPEVTVEIVPPGRALPGDADLVLIPGSKSTIGDLAYLRAQGWDIDILAHHRRGGHVLGLCGGYQMLGKTIDDPLGVEGASGKVAGLGLLDVHTVMSDDKRVTLTEASSLQGGLPVQGYEIHMGRTTGADCTRGWLQIADRVEGAASADGRVLGSYLHGLFSADGFRAHYLSQLGYDSSTQYEDSVEDTLDALADHLEQHMDLDHLLSLATEVPAP; encoded by the coding sequence ATGACGGCACGCGCACTGATGATCCAGGGCACCGGCAGTAATGTCGGGAAATCTCTCCTTGTGGCGGGGCTGGCGCGGGCCTTTGTGCGCCGGGGCCTCACAGTGGCGCCGTTCAAATCCCAGAACATGTCCAACAATGCCGCCGTCACCCCAGAGGGCGGCGAAATTGGCCGCGCCCAGGCGCTGCAGGCGCGGGCCGCCGGGCTGGCGCCCCATGTGGACATGAACCCGGTGCTCCTGAAACCCGAAACCGACACCGGGGCACAGCTCATCGTGCAGGGCAAACGGCGCGGCACCCAGTCAGCGGGCTCCTTTATGCGCGATAAGTCCGGGCTGCTGGAGGCGGCGCTGGAGAGCTATCACCGTCTGGCGGCGGGCGTTGATCTGGTGCTGATCGAAGGCGCAGGCTCACCAGCTGAAACCAACCTGCGCCGGGGCGATATCGCCAATATGGGCTTTGCCTGCGCCGTGCAGGCGCCTGTTGTTCTGGTCGGAGACATCCACCGTGGCGGCGTCATTGCCCAGATTGTCGGCACCCAGGCGGTGCTTGACCCAACGGATCTAGAGCGCATTGTCGGCTTTGCGGTGAACCGCTTTCGCGGCGATGTCAGCCTGTTTGATGCGGGGCGCGATGATATTGCCCGGCGCACCGGCTGGCCCTCGCTGGGGGTGATCCCGTGGTTTTGGGAGGCCTGGAAACTGCCGGCCGAAGACATGATGGATATCGCCTCGCGCCGGGGCGGAGCCTGCAAGGTGGTTGTGCCGCAGCTGGAGCGCATGGCGAATTTTGACGACCTGGACCCGCTGGCCGCCGAACCCGAGGTCACGGTTGAGATCGTGCCCCCGGGGCGTGCCCTGCCGGGGGACGCGGATCTGGTGCTGATCCCGGGCAGCAAATCCACCATTGGTGACCTTGCCTATTTGCGCGCCCAGGGCTGGGATATCGACATTCTGGCCCACCACCGGCGCGGCGGCCATGTGCTGGGCCTGTGCGGCGGTTATCAGATGCTGGGCAAAACCATCGACGACCCCCTGGGGGTTGAGGGCGCATCGGGCAAGGTGGCGGGGCTGGGCCTGCTTGATGTTCACACCGTGATGTCAGACGACAAACGCGTCACCCTGACAGAGGCCAGCAGCCTGCAGGGCGGCTTGCCCGTGCAGGGCTATGAAATTCACATGGGGCGCACCACGGGGGCCGATTGCACACGGGGCTGGCTACAGATCGCTGATCGGGTTGAAGGCGCGGCCTCTGCGGATGGGCGGGTGCTGGGCTCCTATCTGCACGGGTTGTTCAGCGCCGATGGTTTTCGGGCGCATTACCTATCCCAGCTGGGCTATGACAGTTCCACCCAATATGAAGACAGCGTTGAAGACACGCTGGATGCCCTGGCGGACCATCTGGAACAGCATATGGATCTGGATCATCTGCTCTCGCTGGCGACAGAGGTGCCTGCTCCATAG
- a CDS encoding DUF6280 family protein, whose amino-acid sequence MRDFVDGTAYNNEQGNRARKLFAAVVLAALDDAIADDKKYGNGPEQIARWARSRDGREVLSCAGIDPNERVVGGLMDFVGRGVRTSVALSREESERRNAAQAEAA is encoded by the coding sequence ATGCGAGATTTCGTTGACGGCACTGCATACAATAATGAACAGGGCAACCGAGCACGCAAGCTCTTTGCCGCTGTTGTATTGGCTGCCTTGGATGATGCCATTGCCGATGATAAAAAATACGGCAACGGCCCCGAACAGATCGCCCGCTGGGCGCGCTCGCGCGATGGTCGCGAAGTGCTCAGCTGTGCTGGCATTGACCCCAATGAGCGGGTTGTCGGTGGGTTGATGGATTTTGTTGGTCGGGGTGTGCGCACCTCTGTTGCCCTGTCGCGCGAAGAAAGCGAACGGCGCAACGCTGCTCAGGCCGAAGCCGCCTGA
- a CDS encoding alkylphosphonate utilization protein, whose protein sequence is MSCDLCSAEGSTRFFTVVGGPEEAGVQICDTCQTQIEGELNPDHWRCLASSMWSQEPAVQVLATRLLARLAENDWARDLADQLWLDEETRAWADNESTGGGHVDSNGAALAAGDNVVLIKDLPVKGAGFTAKRGTAVRGISLVQDNPEHIEGRVEGQRIVILTKFVKKK, encoded by the coding sequence ATGTCTTGTGATTTGTGCTCTGCCGAGGGTTCGACCCGGTTTTTTACTGTTGTTGGTGGCCCCGAAGAGGCTGGCGTGCAGATCTGCGATACCTGTCAGACACAGATTGAGGGCGAGCTGAACCCCGATCACTGGCGCTGTCTGGCCTCGTCAATGTGGTCACAGGAACCCGCAGTGCAGGTTCTGGCGACCCGGCTGCTGGCGCGGCTTGCGGAAAATGACTGGGCGCGGGATCTGGCCGATCAGCTGTGGCTGGATGAGGAAACGCGGGCCTGGGCCGACAATGAGAGCACCGGTGGCGGCCATGTTGACAGCAACGGCGCGGCGCTTGCGGCGGGTGACAATGTGGTCCTGATCAAGGATCTGCCGGTCAAGGGGGCGGGCTTTACCGCCAAGCGCGGCACGGCGGTGCGTGGCATTTCGCTGGTGCAGGACAATCCCGAACATATCGAGGGCCGGGTTGAAGGCCAGCGGATCGTTATTTTGACCAAGTTTGTGAAAAAGAAATAG
- a CDS encoding LysR family transcriptional regulator → MLIKGVTLRGLEVFEALAKTGSVAQTAEVTGLSQPAVSQQLRNLEKALGTDLVDHGRRPMVPTSAGRNFLARTQAVLSELRLAQSELSMMDLSHLPALSIGLIDDFDNDLTPRLATALAESLTECRFKMITASSHDILRAIEADEIHLAVTATTDEPQQGLIEFPLVRDPFILVTPKGFIHDPQAPIGQLEQLPFLRYAADQMISQQIEAQISQQDITFENRFEVGSHLALMAMVARHIGWAVTTPLGYMRAARFHDDIDALPLPFGKAARRISLFASKDWADQLPRTVAQTTKGLIKRQMVNPAIVKLPWLAQDFQVLDELS, encoded by the coding sequence ATGTTGATCAAAGGGGTCACCCTCAGGGGGCTCGAGGTGTTCGAGGCCCTGGCAAAGACCGGATCCGTTGCTCAGACCGCCGAAGTGACAGGGTTGAGCCAACCTGCTGTCAGCCAACAACTGCGAAACCTTGAAAAGGCGCTCGGAACGGATCTTGTCGATCACGGCCGCCGCCCCATGGTGCCAACCTCCGCCGGGCGCAATTTCCTGGCCCGCACACAGGCGGTGCTGTCCGAGCTGCGCCTGGCGCAGAGCGAGTTGTCGATGATGGATCTGAGCCACCTGCCGGCGCTCTCCATCGGGTTGATTGATGACTTTGACAACGACCTGACCCCACGCCTGGCCACCGCCCTCGCCGAAAGCCTCACCGAGTGCCGCTTCAAGATGATCACCGCCTCCAGCCATGACATCCTGCGCGCCATTGAGGCGGATGAGATCCACCTTGCCGTGACCGCCACCACCGACGAGCCACAGCAGGGGTTGATCGAGTTCCCCCTGGTGCGTGATCCGTTTATTCTGGTCACTCCCAAGGGCTTTATTCACGACCCACAGGCGCCGATTGGCCAGCTCGAACAGCTGCCGTTTCTGCGCTATGCGGCCGACCAGATGATCTCGCAACAAATCGAGGCGCAGATCAGCCAGCAAGACATCACCTTTGAAAACCGCTTTGAGGTTGGCTCCCACCTGGCGCTGATGGCCATGGTGGCCCGCCATATTGGCTGGGCGGTGACAACGCCACTTGGCTATATGCGGGCGGCCCGGTTCCATGATGACATCGACGCCTTGCCGCTGCCCTTTGGCAAGGCTGCGCGGCGGATTTCCCTCTTCGCCAGCAAGGACTGGGCCGACCAATTGCCCCGCACCGTTGCCCAAACCACCAAAGGCCTGATTAAGCGCCAGATGGTAAATCCAGCCATCGTCAAGCTGCCTTGGCTGGCGCAGGATTTTCAAGTGCTCGACGAGTTGAGCTGA
- a CDS encoding TolC family outer membrane protein — protein MLKKNSASLLKTFVFAGSVALAFALPKPASADNLSDALIGAYKNSGLLEQNRALLRVQDENVAAAVAGLRPIVNWTIRASTQNTHTVNGQSPSSSVDQLTTGLALELLLYDGGATKLKQLAAQQTVLATRQSLLNVEQQVLFGAVQAYVNVLLQQETVRLQGNNLRLLQEELKASQDRFEVGEVTRTDVALAQSRLASARATLIQSRGDLLSAQASYVEAVGHPIGATAGQPPLPKRVASLQAAESIAVRNHPNLLGQQHAVKAADFATDAARKGLGPSIKLGAEISATSSLSNSFESDSTGGSITYSQPLYAGGALASSVRSAMASADATRGVLISTQRAVAQDVAEAYVTLEAATASLVSSNESVRAAQVAFDGIREEATLGARTTLDVLQAEQDLLNALTARVQARASQATAAYSLLQAQGLLTAEHLGLAVEIYDPTLYYNLVKDAPAQLSRQSRDLDRVLRALGKN, from the coding sequence ATGTTGAAGAAGAATTCGGCAAGTTTGTTAAAGACGTTTGTATTTGCAGGCTCTGTAGCGCTTGCTTTTGCGCTGCCAAAACCCGCGAGTGCGGACAATCTGTCCGACGCGCTGATTGGCGCTTATAAAAACAGCGGGTTGCTGGAGCAGAACCGGGCCTTGTTGCGGGTTCAGGATGAAAACGTCGCAGCCGCTGTTGCTGGCCTGCGTCCGATCGTCAACTGGACCATCAGAGCCAGCACACAGAACACACATACTGTGAATGGCCAGTCGCCCTCTTCGAGTGTGGACCAGCTGACGACGGGCCTGGCTTTGGAACTGTTGCTCTATGATGGTGGGGCGACAAAGCTCAAGCAGCTTGCGGCGCAACAAACCGTTCTGGCGACCCGCCAAAGCTTGCTAAACGTCGAACAACAGGTGCTGTTTGGTGCAGTGCAGGCCTATGTAAACGTCCTTTTGCAACAAGAGACGGTGCGGCTGCAGGGCAACAACCTGCGCCTGTTGCAGGAAGAGCTAAAGGCTTCGCAGGATCGATTTGAAGTGGGGGAGGTGACCCGCACGGATGTTGCATTGGCGCAGAGCCGCCTGGCTTCTGCCCGCGCGACCCTGATCCAAAGTCGCGGCGATTTGCTGTCGGCGCAGGCCTCTTATGTGGAGGCGGTTGGTCACCCTATTGGCGCAACAGCAGGACAACCTCCCTTGCCCAAACGGGTTGCGTCCCTGCAGGCAGCAGAATCCATTGCCGTGCGCAATCATCCAAATCTGCTGGGGCAGCAGCATGCTGTTAAGGCAGCTGATTTCGCCACGGATGCGGCGCGAAAAGGTCTGGGGCCAAGTATCAAACTGGGGGCGGAAATCTCTGCCACAAGCAGCTTGAGCAATAGTTTTGAATCTGACAGCACTGGCGGCAGCATCACCTACAGCCAGCCGCTTTATGCTGGTGGTGCTCTGGCCTCATCGGTGCGGTCTGCCATGGCGAGCGCTGATGCGACGCGGGGCGTGTTGATTTCGACACAGCGTGCGGTGGCTCAGGATGTCGCCGAGGCCTATGTTACCTTAGAGGCCGCGACCGCCAGTCTGGTGTCCTCAAATGAGAGCGTACGGGCCGCACAGGTGGCCTTTGACGGTATCCGGGAAGAGGCCACATTGGGGGCGCGCACCACGCTGGACGTGTTGCAGGCGGAACAGGATCTGCTGAACGCGCTGACAGCGCGGGTGCAGGCACGGGCCAGCCAGGCCACGGCGGCCTATTCCTTGCTGCAGGCACAGGGGCTTTTGACTGCGGAACATCTGGGTCTTGCCGTCGAGATTTATGATCCGACCCTATATTACAATCTGGTCAAAGACGCGCCAGCGCAGCTCAGCCGTCAAAGCCGGGATTTGGATCGGGTGCTGCGGGCCTTGGGTAAAAACTAG
- the lepA gene encoding translation elongation factor 4 yields MTDLAKIRNFSIVAHIDHGKSTLADRLIQETGTVEDRDMKAQLLDSMDIERERGITIKANTVRIDYKADDGETYVLNLIDTPGHVDFAYEVSRSMRAVEGSLLVVDSTQGVEAQTLANVYHAMEADHEIVPVLNKIDLPASDCDRVAEQIEDVIGIEATGAIQVSAKTGQGIHETLEAIVNELPAPKGTRDAPLKAMLVDSWYDAYLGVIVLVRIMDGVLKKGERIKMLSNGSTHHVDRIGVFRPSMAVIDELGPGEIGFLTASIKQVRDTRVGDTITHEKKGTDDALPGFKPAQPVVFCGLFPVDSSEFEDLRDAIDKLALNDASFSFEMETSAALGFGFRCGFLGLLHLEVIRDRVEREYDIELITTAPSVVYHIYMRDETMIELHNPADMPDLTHVDHLEEPRIKATILVPDEYLGDVLKLCQDRRGIQLDLTYAGSRAMAVYDLPLNEVVFDFYDRLKSVTKGYASFDYQLTGYQTDNLVKMSVLVNDEPVDALSMMVHRDRAEARGRAMVEKLKDLIPRHMFKIPIQAAIGGKVIARETLSAMRKDVTAKCYGGDATRKKKLLEKQKKGKKKMRQFGKVDIPQEAFISALKMDS; encoded by the coding sequence ATGACTGATCTCGCCAAAATCCGCAATTTCTCCATCGTCGCCCATATTGACCATGGCAAATCCACCCTCGCTGACCGGCTCATCCAAGAGACGGGCACGGTGGAGGATCGTGATATGAAGGCGCAGCTGCTTGATAGTATGGATATCGAGCGCGAGCGTGGCATCACCATCAAGGCCAACACAGTACGGATTGATTACAAGGCGGATGATGGCGAGACCTATGTGCTCAACCTCATCGACACGCCGGGTCACGTCGATTTTGCCTATGAGGTCTCCCGCTCGATGCGCGCGGTTGAAGGCTCGCTTTTGGTGGTGGACAGTACCCAGGGCGTTGAGGCGCAGACCTTGGCCAATGTCTATCACGCCATGGAGGCCGACCACGAGATCGTGCCTGTGCTGAACAAGATCGACCTGCCGGCCTCGGATTGTGACCGGGTGGCGGAACAGATCGAAGATGTTATCGGCATCGAGGCCACTGGCGCTATTCAGGTTTCGGCCAAGACCGGCCAGGGCATCCATGAAACATTGGAAGCCATCGTCAATGAGCTGCCTGCCCCCAAGGGCACCCGCGATGCGCCGCTGAAGGCGATGCTGGTGGACAGCTGGTATGACGCCTATCTGGGCGTGATCGTTCTGGTGCGGATCATGGACGGGGTGCTGAAAAAGGGCGAGCGGATCAAGATGCTCTCCAATGGCTCCACCCATCATGTAGACCGGATCGGCGTGTTCCGCCCGTCAATGGCGGTGATTGACGAGCTGGGACCCGGCGAAATTGGCTTCCTGACGGCCTCGATCAAACAGGTGCGCGACACCCGTGTGGGCGATACCATTACCCATGAGAAAAAAGGCACCGACGATGCCTTGCCGGGCTTTAAGCCTGCGCAGCCGGTGGTGTTCTGTGGCTTGTTCCCGGTTGACAGCTCCGAGTTTGAAGACCTGCGCGATGCCATTGACAAGCTGGCGCTGAATGACGCCTCCTTTAGCTTTGAGATGGAAACCTCGGCGGCGCTGGGCTTTGGCTTCCGCTGTGGCTTCCTTGGCCTGTTGCACCTTGAGGTGATCCGGGATCGGGTGGAGCGCGAGTATGATATCGAGCTGATCACCACGGCGCCCTCGGTGGTCTATCATATCTATATGCGTGACGAGACCATGATCGAGCTGCACAACCCGGCTGATATGCCCGACCTGACCCATGTGGACCACCTGGAAGAGCCGCGCATCAAGGCGACCATTCTGGTGCCGGATGAGTATCTGGGTGATGTGCTGAAGCTGTGTCAGGACCGGCGCGGTATCCAGCTGGATCTGACCTATGCCGGCAGCCGTGCCATGGCCGTCTATGACCTGCCGCTCAACGAGGTGGTGTTTGATTTCTACGACAGGCTCAAGTCGGTGACCAAGGGCTATGCCTCCTTTGACTACCAGCTGACGGGCTATCAAACCGACAATCTGGTCAAGATGTCAGTGCTGGTGAACGACGAGCCAGTGGATGCGCTGTCGATGATGGTGCACCGTGACCGCGCTGAGGCCCGTGGCCGGGCCATGGTGGAAAAGCTGAAAGACCTGATCCCGCGTCATATGTTCAAGATCCCGATCCAGGCGGCCATTGGCGGCAAGGTAATCGCGCGCGAGACCCTGTCAGCGATGCGCAAGGACGTGACGGCCAAATGTTATGGCGGCGACGCAACCCGGAAGAAGAAACTGCTGGAGAAGCAGAAGAAGGGTAAGAAGAAGATGCGTCAGTTCGGCAAGGTCGACATCCCGCAAGAAGCGTTTATTTCAGCCCTGAAAATGGATAGCTGA
- a CDS encoding DeoR/GlpR family DNA-binding transcription regulator — protein sequence MKRSDLDIRRDQIVALLAENGSLSAQELCQRLKVSVQTIRADLRDLDEASLVQRRNGVARLRQQAENIGYLPRLTVSHSEKHQIAQAVQQLVPHGARVALGTGTTVAQCARLLAARQDLLVATNSLHAVVALQHAPGARVEMAGGSVRLRDLDVISPASIEFFARYRMEQAIFSCGGISQSGEVLDYNTEEITARQAIAACAKQKILVVDSAKFDRDLPCQMQHLWDYDVVVTGAELSESLRKKCAASGCRTIQVALPQ from the coding sequence ATGAAGCGCAGTGACTTGGACATTCGACGCGACCAGATTGTTGCCCTGCTGGCAGAAAACGGCAGCCTGTCAGCCCAAGAGCTGTGCCAGCGCCTCAAGGTTTCGGTGCAGACGATCCGCGCCGATCTGCGCGATCTGGACGAGGCCTCTTTGGTGCAACGCCGCAATGGCGTCGCCCGGTTGCGCCAGCAGGCCGAAAATATCGGGTATCTGCCCCGTCTCACGGTCTCCCACAGCGAAAAACACCAAATCGCACAGGCGGTTCAGCAGCTGGTCCCCCATGGTGCCAGGGTGGCGCTGGGAACAGGAACCACCGTCGCCCAATGCGCCCGGCTGCTGGCCGCCCGGCAAGATCTCCTGGTCGCCACCAATTCGCTTCACGCGGTCGTGGCGCTGCAACATGCGCCGGGGGCGCGGGTCGAAATGGCGGGCGGGTCGGTGCGATTGCGTGATCTGGACGTGATCAGCCCTGCAAGCATCGAATTCTTTGCCCGCTACCGCATGGAACAGGCCATATTCAGCTGTGGTGGCATCTCCCAAAGTGGCGAAGTGCTGGACTACAATACGGAAGAAATCACCGCCCGTCAGGCCATCGCCGCCTGCGCCAAACAAAAGATCCTGGTGGTGGACAGCGCCAAGTTCGACCGTGACCTACCCTGCCAGATGCAGCACCTCTGGGACTACGATGTGGTGGTAACGGGTGCAGAGCTGTCAGAAAGTTTACGCAAAAAATGCGCCGCATCAGGATGCAGGACCATCCAGGTCGCCCTCCCGCAATAA
- a CDS encoding ABC transporter substrate-binding protein — protein sequence MKSFLTAAALACVSTASFADTLTLYTSQPNADAQKTVDAFMAANPGTEVEWVRDGTTKLMARLRAEIEAGNPQPDVLLIADTVTLEGMAQEGLLTAYQSPEATAYDPALYSAAGFYHSTKLITTGIVYNTGVETAPTSWADLNDAALKGQIAMPSPLYSGAALIHLATLTGDKDLGWDYYSDLAANDARAKGGNGGTFKAVAAGEKPYGMVVDFLAIRNQAKGSPVEFVFPKEGVSYVTEPVAILSTAKNTDAAQRFVDFVLSQKGQDLVLEMGYIPARNDMGVPAGFPARADIKLMDFDPAVALENAEANKAKFAEIFGAN from the coding sequence ATGAAGAGCTTTCTGACCGCCGCTGCCCTGGCCTGCGTATCCACTGCAAGTTTTGCGGATACCCTGACGCTGTATACCTCGCAGCCCAATGCCGATGCACAAAAGACCGTTGATGCCTTTATGGCTGCCAACCCGGGCACCGAGGTAGAGTGGGTGCGCGATGGCACCACCAAGCTGATGGCCCGTCTGCGTGCCGAAATCGAAGCGGGCAATCCGCAGCCCGACGTTTTGCTGATTGCAGATACCGTGACCCTGGAAGGCATGGCGCAGGAGGGGCTGCTGACCGCCTATCAGTCCCCCGAAGCCACAGCCTATGATCCGGCGCTGTATAGCGCGGCAGGCTTCTACCACTCGACCAAGCTGATCACCACCGGCATCGTGTATAACACCGGTGTTGAGACAGCGCCGACCTCCTGGGCCGATCTGAACGATGCGGCGCTGAAGGGGCAGATCGCCATGCCATCGCCGCTCTATTCCGGTGCGGCGCTGATTCACCTGGCAACCCTGACCGGCGACAAGGACCTGGGCTGGGACTACTACAGCGATCTGGCCGCAAATGACGCCCGTGCCAAAGGCGGCAACGGCGGCACCTTCAAAGCTGTTGCTGCGGGCGAAAAGCCCTACGGAATGGTTGTTGATTTCCTCGCCATCCGCAACCAGGCCAAGGGTTCCCCGGTTGAGTTTGTCTTCCCCAAAGAGGGCGTTTCTTATGTGACCGAGCCAGTGGCCATCCTGTCCACTGCCAAAAACACCGATGCGGCCCAACGCTTTGTTGATTTTGTGCTGAGCCAAAAGGGCCAGGATCTGGTTCTGGAGATGGGATATATCCCCGCGCGCAACGACATGGGCGTACCTGCAGGCTTTCCTGCCCGCGCCGATATCAAGCTGATGGATTTTGACCCGGCGGTTGCCCTGGAAAATGCCGAGGCCAACAAGGCCAAATTTGCTGAGATCTTTGGGGCCAACTAA
- a CDS encoding low molecular weight phosphotyrosine protein phosphatase: MRQRPTRLEASQNLDQDFGQNSRKILFVCLGNICRSPAAQGVFRALCSSVTCDSAGTADYHVGAPPYGAMQQAMKRRGLDVSDLRARQFSPSDFSDFDLILAMDQNNLDNIEALRPAGNQTPVQLFTRFAPEAAMDHVPDPYYTRDFDGCLDLIELAAAGLVRAVTQGEAEPGR; encoded by the coding sequence ATGCGCCAGCGTCCCACAAGGCTTGAGGCCAGTCAAAACCTGGATCAAGACTTCGGTCAAAATTCGAGAAAAATTCTGTTTGTCTGCTTGGGCAATATTTGCCGCTCGCCTGCCGCGCAAGGGGTGTTTCGTGCGCTTTGTTCCAGTGTCACATGCGACAGTGCGGGGACTGCCGACTACCACGTGGGCGCGCCGCCCTACGGGGCAATGCAGCAGGCCATGAAGCGGCGTGGCCTTGATGTTTCAGATCTGCGGGCGCGCCAGTTCAGCCCGTCGGATTTTAGCGATTTTGACCTGATCCTGGCGATGGACCAAAACAATCTGGACAACATCGAGGCCCTGCGCCCCGCTGGCAATCAGACCCCGGTTCAGCTGTTCACCCGTTTTGCGCCAGAGGCGGCAATGGATCATGTCCCGGACCCCTATTACACGCGGGATTTTGACGGCTGTCTGGACCTGATTGAACTGGCTGCAGCGGGGCTGGTGCGGGCTGTGACGCAGGGTGAGGCGGAGCCGGGGCGGTGA
- the efp gene encoding elongation factor P, translated as MPKINGNEIRPGNVLEHNGGLWAAVKVDHVKPGKGGAFAQVELRNLRNGSKLNERFRSADKVERVRLEQKDQQFLYESDGMLVFMDTETYEQIELSAELLGDRRPFLQDGMTIVMEFYEEEALNATLPQKVTCKIVETEPVVKGQTAANSFKPAVLENGVKVMVPPFVGQDEMIVVNTETMEYAERA; from the coding sequence ATGCCCAAGATCAATGGTAACGAGATCCGCCCCGGCAATGTTCTGGAGCACAACGGTGGTCTTTGGGCCGCAGTCAAGGTCGATCACGTAAAGCCCGGTAAAGGCGGCGCCTTTGCCCAAGTCGAGCTGCGCAACCTGCGCAATGGCTCGAAACTGAACGAACGTTTCCGCAGCGCCGACAAGGTTGAGCGCGTGCGTTTGGAGCAAAAAGACCAGCAGTTTCTCTATGAGAGCGACGGCATGCTGGTGTTCATGGATACCGAAACCTACGAACAGATCGAATTGTCCGCCGAGCTGCTGGGCGATCGTCGTCCTTTCTTGCAGGACGGCATGACAATTGTGATGGAATTCTACGAAGAAGAAGCCCTGAACGCGACATTGCCACAAAAAGTGACCTGCAAAATTGTTGAGACCGAGCCGGTGGTAAAGGGGCAGACTGCTGCCAACTCCTTTAAGCCTGCGGTTCTTGAGAATGGGGTCAAGGTCATGGTGCCACCGTTTGTTGGCCAGGACGAAATGATCGTGGTCAATACCGAAACCATGGAATACGCCGAACGCGCCTGA
- a CDS encoding protein-L-isoaspartate O-methyltransferase — translation MTDFAERRRMMVDTQVRPSDVTKYPIIEALLSVAREDFVPDAQREGAYADRNMDLGGQRTLIEVRTLAKMLDALDIQRDELVLDVGCALGYSTAVAAQMAEMVIGVEEDETMSADAQAQLSEAGADNAIVHVGPLKEGAAEHGPYDVIMVQGGVEELPDTLLQQLKDGGRIAAIFMRGSLGEVKVGYKQGGQISWRFEFNAGAEVMPGFERAPAFSL, via the coding sequence ATGACTGACTTTGCCGAACGTCGCCGTATGATGGTTGACACCCAGGTTCGTCCTTCGGACGTGACCAAATACCCGATCATTGAGGCCCTGCTGTCTGTTGCGCGTGAGGATTTTGTCCCTGATGCACAGCGTGAAGGGGCCTATGCGGATCGAAATATGGACCTTGGGGGGCAGCGCACCCTGATTGAAGTCCGTACGCTGGCAAAGATGCTGGATGCGTTGGATATTCAGCGGGATGAGCTGGTATTGGATGTCGGCTGTGCTTTGGGCTACTCCACCGCCGTCGCGGCGCAAATGGCCGAGATGGTGATCGGTGTCGAAGAAGATGAGACCATGTCCGCCGATGCGCAGGCGCAGCTGTCCGAGGCTGGCGCCGACAATGCCATTGTGCACGTCGGCCCGCTGAAAGAAGGCGCCGCTGAACATGGCCCCTATGACGTCATCATGGTGCAGGGCGGCGTCGAAGAGCTGCCCGACACGCTACTGCAGCAGCTCAAGGATGGCGGTCGTATTGCCGCGATCTTCATGCGCGGCTCGCTGGGCGAGGTAAAGGTTGGCTATAAACAGGGGGGGCAGATCTCCTGGCGCTTTGAATTTAATGCCGGCGCCGAGGTCATGCCTGGGTTTGAACGCGCCCCAGCCTTTTCTCTGTGA
- a CDS encoding TraR/DksA family transcriptional regulator, whose translation MDFAARKDALETRRLALAGHLREVEHALDAPMPKDWEDRSSERQGDEVLETLGLNEMEELRRIDAALARLAEGTYGYCQICGDQIAEKRLDLLPATPFCSGCAA comes from the coding sequence ATGGATTTTGCAGCACGTAAGGACGCACTTGAAACACGCAGGTTGGCTTTGGCCGGGCATTTGCGCGAGGTCGAACATGCTTTGGATGCGCCGATGCCAAAAGACTGGGAGGATCGCTCGTCTGAGCGCCAGGGGGATGAGGTGCTGGAAACGCTTGGTCTCAATGAGATGGAAGAGCTGCGCCGGATTGATGCAGCGCTGGCGCGCTTGGCAGAGGGGACTTACGGCTATTGCCAGATCTGCGGTGATCAAATTGCGGAAAAACGTCTGGATTTGCTGCCCGCGACGCCCTTTTGCAGTGGCTGCGCCGCCTGA